Below is a window of Chryseobacterium arthrosphaerae DNA.
ATGGCCAGGTAATTTCCAAACGTTCCCAGAAAACCGAAGAAACTGTAATTCATAAATTCCTTCCAGAAATTATTCTTTTTGAAATAATCCGTACTGAAATCAAAATGAATCTTCTCAAGCTTATTGGTGTAATAAATATAACCGAAAAGCATTAACGCAAATACGCCGAAGAAAAACGCCAGTGCAATATTCTGAGACAGGGAAAAATAAAAGAACAGGCAAAAAGCACCAAGATTGGCTATTTTAGGAAAAAGATTGTCAAAAATATTAGAGACAACGATTCTTTTATAATTGGAAGTGTATTTGTTGAAAATAGCACAGAGTGACAGTATCAAAATTAAAGGCAGGATAATTTCTTTAATTTTCCAGGCTTCCGAATGAATGAACTTCGGATAAAAATACGGAAGAATAAAGAATACCGTGGTGAATATGAGAAAGTTGATCAAGATCGTAATCAGCGAAAGCGAAAGCATATTCTGATTTTTACCGTCTTTCTGCAGGGAGTTAAAAAACTTTACATTCGCATATGAGATTCCGAATACCACAAAAGGAACAAGCATTTCAGCAGTCTGCATACTGTAGCGAAGCTTTCCATAAAATTCAAAATCATTCGGAAAAATGAATATTGCGGAAACCGTGCCCAGCAAAAAACCAATATAACCGATAATGGAATATTTGAAGCCTTGTCTCGCTACTACACTCATAAAGTTGTTTTAAATGTTTTTAGGTATAAAAATAATATTGTTGATGTACTGAGTTTTATTTTTTTCGTCGTTTGTATTTTGCAATATAATTTCTTCTGTAAGAGATTCCAGCGTAAAGCTGTTCCGGTTGAGGTACTTGGCGTTATATCCCCAGCTTTCCACTTCGGAAATTTCTGTCCATATAGGTGTTTGGTGGTGTCTCTGTTCCATTTCAACCATTAAGGTAGGGTGGAACTGTCTGATGGTTTCTCTGGCTCCGGAAAGGGTTTTTATTTCATTTCCTTCAACGTCTATTTTGATGAAATCCAGCCTGTTGAAATGTTCGAGGGCAGCCCATTCATCGAGCTTGATCACTTTTACCTGTTCCGTATAGCTTTTTTCTTCTCCTTTTTCTTTGTAAGAAGTATTTAAAGTCCCGCGGGAAGCAATTGTTTTTCCGTTGATTACCGGAACTTTAAATTCCGCCATCATATTTTCGTCAGAAAGGGCAAGAGGAAGAATGCGCATGGAGGGAAACAGTCTTTTCAACCGTCTGTACAGTTTTTTATTGGGTTCAAAACCATAAATATGTTCATGATCCAATTTATCTTCCAGCTGATAGAGGAAGGTTCCTACATTCGCACCAATGTCCAGTATTACAGCATTTTTAGGAAGGTATTCTTTGATCCATACCAGTTCCGGTTCTACATTGCGTTCCGAAAAATTATTTTTATTAAGATTGTTTAAGTTCTTAAAGTATCTTTTTTTGTAGAAATTCGGACTTATATATTGTAGTTTTTCTGCAATTTTTTGGTATAAAGACATCCTGAGCTTTTTGACGAACAGCAAAGATAAACAAAAATGTAAAACTTATCTTAAAAAATGTTAAATATAATTTATTGATTTTCAATAGATAGGCTTTGTGTTGTGTTTTGTAATGAGCTGAACTTTAACCTGTTTTCAATTTGTCACAGAGACGCTTTGTAGAATAGGATGAATATTGAGTTGAAACTCAGTGCCTATGAAGGGGACTCCGGAAGGCTGATCATGAGCCGATCATTCTGATGCTTTTAAAAAAATATCAATATATTGAAAAAAACAGAAAAGCTTTTAAATGAAATACATCATTATTCCCCTGCTCAGTAATTGAACAGGGAATTGCAGTGTCCGGATTTCTTTTAACAAATTCCTGTTTTCGAATGTAATTTTAAGGTTTACTGAAACGGCGTATTCAAAAAATCATTGAAAGGTTTCATCAGTTTAAAAATCTTTGTCATATTCTTCGCTGCATTTTTATCCAGAACCTCTTCATCTTTCAGGGAATAGACTACAATAAAGTTTTTAAGCTTTAAATATTCCGCCATTGGATCTTCTTTTTCAAATCCCTGGGGTACTTTTTTGAGTTTATCATCCTGGTCAAGCTCTGGAAAATGCTTCTTGAAATCTTTGTTGTTGATTATTTTAAGAAAGTCATCTCCATACAAAGAGATTTCTTTACGTACATCTTTCAAAACAGAAGATTCAGGCATATAGATTCCGCCGGCAAGAAAAGATTTTCCGGGTTCCATATGAAGATAATAACCTCCTTTCTGACTGCCTTTTCCCATTCCCAAAGAAGCTCCGAAGTTGGTTTTATAAGGCGATTTATCTTTTGAGAATCTTGTATCACGATAAATTCTGAATAAAGATTTTTTACCGTCTATTTTACCAAGTTCTTCATCAAAACCGGACATCTCCCTGATCAGTTCATCCAGAAATGAAATCACATTCTGCTGTGATTCCGTATAAAGATCTTTATTTTCATTGAACCATTCACGGTTATTGTTTTTATTTAATTTTTTCAAAAAATCAAAGGTTTTGGAAGAAATACTTGCAGACATATTGTGTTAAGTGTTTTTATTATTGTTAAGTGAGATATAAACCGGTTTTCCGATTCCGTAAATTCCGGATCACATCACTCAAATGTACAAAAACTATTGAGTATGGAACAATATTTCAGTGAAGGGAAATAAGAATATCAAAAAGAGAAATTGGCTTTTCGGGGTTTTATTTTTGAAAATTCATAAATAATACAGAAAAAATTAATCCAATTTAATAAAAAAAAACAATGTTTAACAAGTCTTTAACCTATGGCTTGTTTTTTTAGATTTAATTTTCTAAAAATTAAAAATATATTAAAAAATTCTGAATTTAAGTTTGTATATTTAAAACTTTGTTCAAAAACAAATCAAATATTTATTGTATCTTTGCAAAAATTTTAAAATAGTTAATGAATTTATTTACGGAAACCAATTTAAGTCCTGATATCCTTAAGGCAATTGGCGAACTGGGTTACGAAAGCCCAACAGAAATCCAAAAACAGACTATCCCTTTTATTCTTTCAGATATTCGCGACTTGATCGCACTTGCGCAGACAGGGACAGGCAAAACAGCAGCGTTTTCGCTTCCGATTTTGGATATGATTGACGATACGAGTCGCAAAATCCAATTATTGGTGCTTTGTCCGACACGGGAATTATGTCTTCAGATTTCGAAGGACATAAAGAATTACTCTAAGTACATGAAAGACATCAAAACTACTGCGGTTTATGGTGGAAGTAGTATTGTAGAGCAGATGAGATCTTTGAAGGATAAACCGCAAATCATTGTGGGAACTCCGGGAAGAGTAATTGATCTTATCAACAGAAAAGCATTAGACTTTTCTGCCATTCATTGGTTGGTATTAGACGAAGCTGATGAAATGCTTTCTATGGGTTTCAAAGATGAATTGGAAACCATTCTGAGCGAAACTCCGGAAACAAAACAGACTTTCTTATTCTCTGCAACGATGAATAAAGAAGTGGAAAGAATTTCCAAAAATTACCTTACAAAACCACACCGTATTTCTGTAGGTTCTATCAACGAAGTGAAGAAGAACATTACCCACGAATACTATGTAGTAGGGTACCGTCAGAAAAAAGAAGCATTGAAAAGACTGATCGATGCAAACCCTAACCAGTATTCCATTATCTTCTGCAGAACGAGAATGGAAACTCAGGAGGTTGCCGATTTCTTGATGCAGAACGGATATGCAGCTGATGCTCTTCACGGTGATCTTTCTCAGGCGCAGAGAGATACGGTAATGAAGAAATTCAGATTGAAGAACATCGATATTCTTGTAGCGACAGACGTGGCAGCAAGAGGATTGGATGTAAACTCACTGACGCACGTTATTCACTTCTCTTTACCGGATGATCCTGAAGTATTCGTTCACAGAAGCGGAAGAACAGGTAGAGCCGGAAAAGACGGTATTTCTATGGCTTTAATCAAGCCAGAAGAAAGCAGAAAACTGAAACAGATCAAATCTGCAACAAAAATTGAAATCCACGAAAGATTTATTCCTACAGGTGATGATATTATCAAAGCTCAGGTAGGAGGTGTATTCGAAAAATTATTGACGGAGCACGAAGATCTTTTCGAATTTGATGATAGCTTAATCCCGGATCTTAGCAACTTTACCAAAGAAGAACTGGTACACCAGTTACTGCAGTTCCAGCTGAAAGACCTTGCTTTATATTACAAAGACAAGCATGATCTTGCTGAGCAGAAATTAAGCAGCAGGGATGACGATTACTCAAGAAGAGACCGTGGGCGTGACAGAGACAGAGATAGAGGTCGTGACAGGGATCGTGGAAGAGACAGGGACCGTGGTGGAAAACCAAGAAGAAAAGATGAGAATATGGTAAGATTCTTCTTCAATCTTGGTAAAAAAGACCATCTGAAGAAACTTGATGTTCTGGATATTATCAATAAAGCTACTTCTGGCGGAAAAAGCAAGAAAAGAGCTGAAATAGGAGATATTGAGATCTTGGAGAAATTCTCTTTCTTCGAAGTTGAAAAATCGTTCAAAGACAATGTCCTGAGCAATATTCAATCGATGAAATTCAAAGGAAAAGATATGAGAGCTGAAGTAGCGAATTAATATCTTTCCATACCATACAAACCGGCAGTAATGCCGGTTTTTTTATTTGATAATCAGCTGTTAAGCTAATGTTAACAAAACTTAATGTTATATAGTTTCACGTACAATCCTTTTTTAAGAAATTTGCACACGAATTATAAATACTAAAAAATGGGAATTGGTAATATTTTCCACGCTTTTCAACCAAAAGATAAAATCTTCTTTGTACTTTTTGAAAAAGTAACTGAAAATCTAGTTGCAATGTCAGAAGAATTCAACGCAGGAATCAAGGATTTCGATCTTAACGACGATTCAATGTTGAAAAAAATGAGTGATTTTGAACACAAAAATGATGAACTTACTCACGAAATCTTCGTAGAGCTTGGAAAAAACTTCATTACACCTTTCGATCGTGAAGATATTCACACCCTAGCAACAGGATTAGATGATATCGCCGATTATATCTACGCTTCTACAAAATATATTTTCCTATACAAATCACCGGAGATGAAGGCGTACTCAGACTTCTCTTTACTGATCCACAAAGCATGTCTTGAGATTCAGAATGCCATGAAGAACCTTAAAGGTTTCAAAAACATGGAGCAGGTGAAAGAAGCTTGTATCAAGGTAAACTCTATTGAAAATATTGCAGACGACTTACTGTCCAACTCAATGGTAGAATTATTTGAAACAAATGATGCCATCAATATCATTAAGGTTTCATCTGTATTGAACTATCTTGAAATAGTAACAGACAAAGCAGAAGATGTTGCCAACACGATTGAGAACATCATGATTAAATACGCCTAATACATAGCAAAAATGGAATTTCCGATTTTACTTATAGTTATTATTGCGTTGGCCCTGATCTTCGATTATATCAATGGTTTCCATGATGCTGCCAATTCAATTGCAACTATAGTTTCGACAAAAGTTTTAACTCCATTCCAGGCTGTACTTTGGGCGGCGCTCTGGAACTTCGCAGCCTTCTTCATCGCTGCGTATATTATTGGAGAATTCAAAATTGGTAATACAATTGCCAAAACGGTAAACGAGAATTTTATCACCCTTGAAGTTATATTTTCCGGTCTTGTGGCCGCTATCGCCTGGAACCTGCTTACATGGTGGTTCGGGATTCCTTCCTCATCATCGCATACACTGATCGGAGGTTTCTTGGGGGCAGCTCTTATGCACGCTTTCATGATGGATTATCATGATGTGGCAGCAGCACAGCCCGCTCTTGGGACATGGGGAACCATTAAGGAAGCTTTCAGCCAGGTAACCCACCAGAGCGTTGTAAAGTTTGATAAAGTAATTCCTATTTTCCTGTTCATTTTCATGGCACCGGTCATAGGGATGATCATCTCGATTATCATTACGTTAATTATTGTTCACCTTTATAAAAAATCAAATCCTCACAAGGCAGATCAGTCTTTCAAAAGGCTGCAGCTTGCTTCTTCAGCTTTGTTCAGTTTAGGACACGGGCTTAATGATGCACAGAAGGTAATGGGGATCATTGGAGCTGCATTGATCTACTATCATGTGGAAATGCTTCATGATCCTGTATATCTGAATATTCCTGCAGCAGGACGTTTTGATTATTTTGCAGAACATTATCTTTGGGTTCCTCTGGTTTCGTTCCTTGCGATCGGTTTAGGTACGATGAGTGGTGGTTGGAAGATCATCAAAACAATGGGTACCAAAATTACGAAAGTGACCTCATTGGAAGGAGTAAGTGCAGAAACTGCAGGTGCTATTACCTTATTCATTACTGACCACTTTGGTATTCCTGTATCTACTACACACACGATCACAGGTTCCATCATCGGGGTAGGGTTAACGAAAAGAATTTCAGCCGTAAGATGGGGAATCACCGTAAGCTTACTTTGGGCTTGGGTTCTGACCATTCCAATCTCTGCGATAGTAGCCGGAATTACCTATCTTGTGGTAACCTTCCTTTTTTAAAATACAAATCATATTTATCATATTAACTTTGTCCGTTTGGGCAAAGTTTTTTGTTTTATAAAGCCTCGAAAAATCGTATTTTTGTTCAAATTATAAGATTTTATGGAATTTTTAGACAGATATCAGCAGATTGTTGCAGACGCCATTACCAAGTATACTTTCAAAGATAAACCTTCGGAGTTGTATGACCCGATGAATTATATCATTTCCCATGGCGGAAAACGTCTTCGCCCTATTATGGTACTGATGGCATGCGATCTGTTTGGAGGAGACCTTAAGCAGGCCATTAAGCCGGCACTGGCTATTGAGTTTTTCCATAATTTCACGCTGATCCATGATGATATTATGGATGAAGCTCCTTTAAGAAGAAACAAACCTACGATACATACGTTACACGGGATCAATGTGGGAATCCTTTCCGGAGACGGGCTGATGCTTAAGGCATATAAATTTTTTGAAGATCTTGAACCTGAAATCTTCAAAGCCTGTATCAGGATTTTTACACACACCGGACTTCTGTTGTGTGAGGGGCAGCAGTATGATATCAATTTTGAAACTCAAAAGGATGTTACTTTTGATGATTATATCAGAATGATTACCTATAAAACGGGAGTTTTAAGCGCCTCTTCGTTTGAGATCGGAGCTTTGATCGCCAGAGCAGACTTTAAAGATGCCAAAGCAATTTTCAATTTTGGAAAACACATCGGAATAGCCTTCCAGATCATGGATGATTATCTTGATGTATTCGGAGATCAGGCACAGTTCGGTAAAAAGCATGCCGGAGACATCTATGAGAATAAAAAAACGGTTCTGTATCTTTTGGCAAGAGAGCACGCCACCGAGGAAGAAAGAAAAGAGCTGGATTACTGGTATTCTAAAAAGACCGATAACGTTGACAAGATCTATGGTGTTGAAAAGATCTTCAGAAGAACAAAGGTGGACGAAAAAGCATTACGTCTGATCGAAAAACACAACGAGATCGGACAAAGCTATCTTCAGAAAATAGACGTTCCTGAAGAAAAGAAAAAACCGTTCATTGAGCTGGCTAATTATTTGTTGAGAAGAGAAAGTTAATAGGTAACAGATGGCAGGCCGCAGGTAACAGCAATTACCTGCAGTCTGTTTCTCTGAAACCTAACCCTTATACAATGAAATTCAGAACCGAAGTTGACATTCCCGCATCAGAAAAGAAAATAGAGATTGAAGATAAAATATTTTCAATAGGCTCCTGTTTTGCCTCTGAGATGACGGATTTACTTGAAAACGGTCAGCTGCAGACCCTCAGTAATCCTTTTGGAACCATCTTTAATCCATTTTCTATCAATAATGCGGTACAAAGACTTCACGATTCGGCATTCTATCAGGAAGAAGAGCTTATTACCTACAATGAGGAATACATCTCTTTAGACCATCATACAAGCTTTGATACCCGGTATATTCATCAGACTTTAGATAAGATCAACAAATCCATTGAAGAAGGAAATGCCTTTCTTCAGGAAGCAGACTGGATTATTATCACCTATGGATCCTCATTCATCTATGAATTTCTTCCGAAGAAAAAGCTGGTGGCCAACTGTCACAAAATTCCGCAGAAGTTTTTTGAGAAAAGATTGCTCTCTCATCAGGAACTTACAGGCTCTATTTATAATACCATCCTTGAGCTTAAAGATATCTGTAAAGAAGGAGTGCAGATCCTGTTCACAGTATCTCCTGTAAGGCATACCAAGGACGGAATGGTAGAGAACCAGCTGAGTAAATCCAAACTGATTACAGCGATTCACGAATCGATTTCAATGTTTGAAGACTGCCACTACCTTCCCGTTTATGAGATTTTAATGGATGACCTTCGGGATTACCGGTTTTATAAAGAAGATATGATTCATCCAAGCACGCAGGCGGTTAATTATATTTTTGACAAATTTGGAAACGCTTATTTCTCCGGCGAAACTCAAAATTTTATCAAAGAAAACTTTAAGATCATCAAAGCTTTGGAGCATAAGACCAGTGATAAAAAAGACCCGAAGTTTATTGAATTCAGAGAAAAGCTTGATCAGAGAATTGAAAACCAGCGCAAAAAGGTAAAGCATAAAATATTTTAAATGATTGATTTTACAAAGATTGACTATTTAAAGCATGGAAATGAAAAACAGAAAAGAGCTTATGAAGTTCTTACCAGATACAGCGTTTTTGAGAAATTAAACCGTTACTCTCCTTTGCTGGCCGGAACAATCCCTATTGAAATTGATATTGAAGGCAGTGATCTGGATATCATTTGTGAAGTGGATCCCACCTTTGAAAATGATTTTCTGAATGAAGTAAAGGAAAGCGGAATAATACCGGCCGGCGCAGAACTGAAGATAGAAAACAGCATCATCAACGGAGAAAAATGTATCATTCTGAACTTTATGCTGGATGAATTTCCCGTTGAAATTTTCGGACAGAATAAACCGGTGAAAGAACAGAATGCTTACAGACATATGATTGCTGAATACAGGATATTGAAAGAGAAAGGAGAAAATTTTAAACAAAAAATTACAGAACTGAAAAAACAGGGCATCAAAACGGAGCCGGCTTTCGGAATATTGCTGGAGCTTGAAAACCCTTATGAAGATCTGTTAAAATGATACGAAAATGATTGATACACATACCCATTTATACGCAGAAGAATTTGATGAAGACAGAAAAGAAGCCATTCAGAGAGCTTTAGATAAGGGAATTAATGAATTTTATCTTCCTGCAATAGACTCCGAATCCCATGAAAAGATGCTGCAACTGGAAGCTGAATATCCGGGACAGATTTTTTCCATGATGGGGCTGCATCCCTGTTATGTAAAACCGGAATCTTGGGAGAAAGAACTGGAGATCGTTAAAAATTACCTTGATCAGAGACATTTTCCGGCAATAGGAGAGATAGGTATTGATCTGTATTGGGATAAAACGACCTTAGATATTCAGGTGAAAGCCTTTGAGCAGCAGATTGACTGGGCGATTGAAAAAGACCTTCCGATCGTTATCCATACAAGAGAAAGCTTCGATGAAACGTTCGAGGTGCTGGAAAGGAAAAAACATCCTAAATTGAGAGGAATCTTCCACTGCTTTTCCGGGAATCTTGAGCAGGCAAAGCATGCTATTGACCTTAATTTCATTTTAGGGATCGGTGGAGTAGTGACCTTTAAAAACGGGAAAATTGATCAGTTTCTGAATGAAATTCCTTTAGATAAAATTGTTTTGGAAACAGACTCCCCTTATCTGGCACCCGTACCGCACAGAGGAAAAAGAAATGAAAGCTCATACCTTGATCTGGTAGCCGGAAAACTGGTAGATATCTATGGTAAAGACTTTTCAGAAATAGACAGGATTACTACCGGAAATGCCCGGAACCTATTTAAAACCGAATAATCCATGAACAGATTGCTGAAGCCTGTAAACAATAACCGGTTAAATGGCAGTTTACTGTTTGCGGTTTATTTTATAGTGAATCTTTTGTTCCTTACAAAGTATGGGATCAGGCAGTCTTTTGTTCCCCTCAGTATTCTGGCCGCAGTTTTCTTTGTGGCCAATGCATTCCTGTTTTCCCTGGAAAAATGGCCTCAGCTTAAGAAAATATGGACTGGAAAACTGGTTTATATCCTTATTGCCTTTATCGGTATTGCCTATATTGGCCTGTGCCACGTCATGAAAGATCCGTACAGAATGAATATAGACAGGTGGCAGACGCTGGAATTTTCATTAGAATACTGGTTTAAAGGAAAGTATATCTATGATACGCCTAATTTTATGGGCAATTTATCCTCTTACCTTCCGGGGCAGTTGGCGCTGTCCGGTATATTTTATTTTTTGGGTAATGTGGGATATCTTCAGGTAGCAGCTTTTCTATTGTTTTCATCTGCTGTTTTGGTTGAATTTAAGAATAACCTGGTCAGGTTTAAAGCCATACTCATGCTGGGAGTATCCCTTGCCTATATCTATGAGGTAGTTTGTAAGAGCGATTTTATTTCATCGTTTATTGTTGTTGCGGCGTTTATACTATTCTGGAGCAGCAGATTCAGGAATGATTACTTTCAGAAACCTGTCTTGTTAGGAATTTGTACAGGACTTCTGTGCCTTACAAGGAGCGTGGTGGCGATTCCCCTGATAATTTTCCTTCTGCAGCCTTTTATAGTCACTTCATGGGAAAAGAAAATAAAGTTTGGGTTAAGTTTTTTATTCATGGTAAGTGTATTACTGGCAACTGTGCTTTTGCCGGCAAAAAGTATTGACCATCTTCTGCAGTACAATCCTTTAACCCTTCAGGGACAAAGCAATAAATTTGTAATGCTGTTCTTCGTGGCTTTGGCAGTCATCGTAGCATTCTACGTTAAAAAAATTGAGACTGTGTTTTACTTTTCAGCCTACATTACCTTTTTAGTTATGCTGTGCTTTGTGGGCGAGCAGTATCTTACCTTAGGCATTTCCTATCAGAATAATTTCTTCTCTACAACTTATCTGGCGGCCTGTTTACCGTTTGCTGTGATCGGATATTGCTTTGCTTTGCGGAATAACCTGAATGAAAACTGAAAACAGACTGAAGATCATATAACAAAAAAAGTTTCCCAATACTGAGAAACTTTTTCTTTTATTTTTTTCTTGTGAAATTCTTGTTCTTAGGTTTTTTATATCCCACAGAAGCGGTAGGAGAGGATGGCTTTTTACGGTTATTATTTGACCTTGAACCATTCCCGTTGGATGCTTTGGGCTTTTCCGGACCTCCTGAAGGAACGGGCTTATTGTTGGAATCCCTTTTCTGTGCTACCAGGTCATCAGTATGGAACGGATGATCTTTGATCACAGGAATTTTCTTCCCGATCAGCTTTTCCGTGTTTTTCAGGTTTAAAAGATCCAGTCCGTCTACAAAAGAGATCGATGTACCTTCAGCCCCCGCTCTTCCCGTTCTTCCGATACGGTGTACATAGGTTTCGGAAACATCAGATAATTCAAAATTGATCACGAATTTCAATTCATCAATATCAATTCCTCTTGCTGCAATATCTGTAGCCACCAGAATCCTTGTTTTTCCTGATTTGAAGTTATTCAGGGCATTCTGTCTTGCATTCTGGGATTTATTACCGTGAATAGCCTCAGCAGAGATATTATCTTTCTGAAGCTTTCTGGCAATTTTATCAGCCCCGTGTTTTGTTCTTGAGAATACCAGTACCGAGTCTGCAATATCATTTTTCAGAATATGGGATAACAGATTCAGTTTATTTTCTCTTTCTACAAAATATACGGATTGTTTGATCGTATCTGCGGTAGAAGAAACCGGTGTCACTTCTACTTTTACAGGATTGTTCAGGATAGAATTGGCCAGCTTCTGGATTTCACCGGGCATTGTTGCCGAGAAAAATAAAGTCTGCCTTTTCTGGGGTAAAAGCTTAATGATTCTTTTCACATCATGTACAAATCCCATATCAAGCATTCTGTCTGCTTCATCCAATACAAAGATCTCAAGGTTCTTCAGGCTGATAATACCCTGGGCAATAAAATCAAGAAGTCTTCCCGGTGTGGCTACCAGAATATCAACCCCTTTTTTCAAAGCGGCTTCCTGGTTTCCCTGTTTTACCCCTCCGAAAATAACAAGTTGTTTCAACGGTAGGTATTTACCGTAAGCATTAATGTTTTCTTCAATCTGGATCGCCAGCTCCCGTGTAGGAGTAAGAATTAATGCTTTAATATGACGGTTTGGAGTTTTATTTTTAGATAAGTTCTGTAAAATGGGGATAGAAAAAGCAGCCGTTTTTCCTGTTCCGGTTTGGGCACAACCTAAAAAGTCTCTGCCTTCTAAGATATCAGGAATAGATCTTTCCTGAATAGGGGTGGGAGTCGTGTATCCCTGTTCCTGGATTGCTTTTGCAATAGGTTCTATTAAGTTTA
It encodes the following:
- a CDS encoding GSCFA domain-containing protein, whose protein sequence is MKFRTEVDIPASEKKIEIEDKIFSIGSCFASEMTDLLENGQLQTLSNPFGTIFNPFSINNAVQRLHDSAFYQEEELITYNEEYISLDHHTSFDTRYIHQTLDKINKSIEEGNAFLQEADWIIITYGSSFIYEFLPKKKLVANCHKIPQKFFEKRLLSHQELTGSIYNTILELKDICKEGVQILFTVSPVRHTKDGMVENQLSKSKLITAIHESISMFEDCHYLPVYEILMDDLRDYRFYKEDMIHPSTQAVNYIFDKFGNAYFSGETQNFIKENFKIIKALEHKTSDKKDPKFIEFREKLDQRIENQRKKVKHKIF
- a CDS encoding DUF47 domain-containing protein, whose amino-acid sequence is MGIGNIFHAFQPKDKIFFVLFEKVTENLVAMSEEFNAGIKDFDLNDDSMLKKMSDFEHKNDELTHEIFVELGKNFITPFDREDIHTLATGLDDIADYIYASTKYIFLYKSPEMKAYSDFSLLIHKACLEIQNAMKNLKGFKNMEQVKEACIKVNSIENIADDLLSNSMVELFETNDAINIIKVSSVLNYLEIVTDKAEDVANTIENIMIKYA
- a CDS encoding polyprenyl synthetase family protein; its protein translation is MEFLDRYQQIVADAITKYTFKDKPSELYDPMNYIISHGGKRLRPIMVLMACDLFGGDLKQAIKPALAIEFFHNFTLIHDDIMDEAPLRRNKPTIHTLHGINVGILSGDGLMLKAYKFFEDLEPEIFKACIRIFTHTGLLLCEGQQYDINFETQKDVTFDDYIRMITYKTGVLSASSFEIGALIARADFKDAKAIFNFGKHIGIAFQIMDDYLDVFGDQAQFGKKHAGDIYENKKTVLYLLAREHATEEERKELDYWYSKKTDNVDKIYGVEKIFRRTKVDEKALRLIEKHNEIGQSYLQKIDVPEEKKKPFIELANYLLRRES
- a CDS encoding DUF2461 domain-containing protein, yielding MSASISSKTFDFLKKLNKNNNREWFNENKDLYTESQQNVISFLDELIREMSGFDEELGKIDGKKSLFRIYRDTRFSKDKSPYKTNFGASLGMGKGSQKGGYYLHMEPGKSFLAGGIYMPESSVLKDVRKEISLYGDDFLKIINNKDFKKHFPELDQDDKLKKVPQGFEKEDPMAEYLKLKNFIVVYSLKDEEVLDKNAAKNMTKIFKLMKPFNDFLNTPFQ
- a CDS encoding FkbM family methyltransferase — translated: MSLYQKIAEKLQYISPNFYKKRYFKNLNNLNKNNFSERNVEPELVWIKEYLPKNAVILDIGANVGTFLYQLEDKLDHEHIYGFEPNKKLYRRLKRLFPSMRILPLALSDENMMAEFKVPVINGKTIASRGTLNTSYKEKGEEKSYTEQVKVIKLDEWAALEHFNRLDFIKIDVEGNEIKTLSGARETIRQFHPTLMVEMEQRHHQTPIWTEISEVESWGYNAKYLNRNSFTLESLTEEIILQNTNDEKNKTQYINNIIFIPKNI
- a CDS encoding inorganic phosphate transporter; translation: MEFPILLIVIIALALIFDYINGFHDAANSIATIVSTKVLTPFQAVLWAALWNFAAFFIAAYIIGEFKIGNTIAKTVNENFITLEVIFSGLVAAIAWNLLTWWFGIPSSSSHTLIGGFLGAALMHAFMMDYHDVAAAQPALGTWGTIKEAFSQVTHQSVVKFDKVIPIFLFIFMAPVIGMIISIIITLIIVHLYKKSNPHKADQSFKRLQLASSALFSLGHGLNDAQKVMGIIGAALIYYHVEMLHDPVYLNIPAAGRFDYFAEHYLWVPLVSFLAIGLGTMSGGWKIIKTMGTKITKVTSLEGVSAETAGAITLFITDHFGIPVSTTHTITGSIIGVGLTKRISAVRWGITVSLLWAWVLTIPISAIVAGITYLVVTFLF
- a CDS encoding DUF4269 domain-containing protein; amino-acid sequence: MIDFTKIDYLKHGNEKQKRAYEVLTRYSVFEKLNRYSPLLAGTIPIEIDIEGSDLDIICEVDPTFENDFLNEVKESGIIPAGAELKIENSIINGEKCIILNFMLDEFPVEIFGQNKPVKEQNAYRHMIAEYRILKEKGENFKQKITELKKQGIKTEPAFGILLELENPYEDLLK
- a CDS encoding DEAD/DEAH box helicase is translated as MNLFTETNLSPDILKAIGELGYESPTEIQKQTIPFILSDIRDLIALAQTGTGKTAAFSLPILDMIDDTSRKIQLLVLCPTRELCLQISKDIKNYSKYMKDIKTTAVYGGSSIVEQMRSLKDKPQIIVGTPGRVIDLINRKALDFSAIHWLVLDEADEMLSMGFKDELETILSETPETKQTFLFSATMNKEVERISKNYLTKPHRISVGSINEVKKNITHEYYVVGYRQKKEALKRLIDANPNQYSIIFCRTRMETQEVADFLMQNGYAADALHGDLSQAQRDTVMKKFRLKNIDILVATDVAARGLDVNSLTHVIHFSLPDDPEVFVHRSGRTGRAGKDGISMALIKPEESRKLKQIKSATKIEIHERFIPTGDDIIKAQVGGVFEKLLTEHEDLFEFDDSLIPDLSNFTKEELVHQLLQFQLKDLALYYKDKHDLAEQKLSSRDDDYSRRDRGRDRDRDRGRDRDRGRDRDRGGKPRRKDENMVRFFFNLGKKDHLKKLDVLDIINKATSGGKSKKRAEIGDIEILEKFSFFEVEKSFKDNVLSNIQSMKFKGKDMRAEVAN
- a CDS encoding TatD family hydrolase, translated to MIDTHTHLYAEEFDEDRKEAIQRALDKGINEFYLPAIDSESHEKMLQLEAEYPGQIFSMMGLHPCYVKPESWEKELEIVKNYLDQRHFPAIGEIGIDLYWDKTTLDIQVKAFEQQIDWAIEKDLPIVIHTRESFDETFEVLERKKHPKLRGIFHCFSGNLEQAKHAIDLNFILGIGGVVTFKNGKIDQFLNEIPLDKIVLETDSPYLAPVPHRGKRNESSYLDLVAGKLVDIYGKDFSEIDRITTGNARNLFKTE